In Micromonospora purpureochromogenes, a single window of DNA contains:
- a CDS encoding polysaccharide biosynthesis protein, producing MDDAASPAGTNIPRRDWVTRRAKTLSLLTLDTGAWCAGFLVAAWARYEFGLTPRQCALALAAAGVCAVVHAAIEQVRSTARGRHPIGSIGEARDLALTTLLAAAVMLAALATLTERPVPASVPVTGGAVALLVMAGGRAGYRWRRDRDDRPVRGAERALIYGVDAASERLVRVLVGDPGGSYLPVGLLDDDPERQGLRLEGLRVLGGREQIEQAVHRTGATTVIFSIDGSDAELMRDVRRRTLQAGAAFKVLPPVRELLDRPVRATDVRDLQLTDLLGRAQRVAELMIERNGLAGRRVLVTGAGGSIGSELCRQIARCEPGELMMLDRDESALHALQMSLHGRALLDGPELILADIRDADGIARIVADRQPDIVFHAAALKHLTLLQRHPGEAVKTNVRGTLNVLEACRDVSEFVNISTDKAANPVSVLGYSKRITERLTAHYAEQVGGAFLSVRFGNVLSSRGSVLTAFQAQVEAGLPITVTHPEVTRYFMTVQEAVHLVLQAATIGRGGEALVLDMGEPVRIADVARRLAAEADRPTEIVFTGLRPGEKLHEDLFGVDEVDSRPLHPLISHVRVPSLRPEDVRGLDPYADADELIKWMAAYCEDLPVRSAMLPSPR from the coding sequence ATGGACGATGCAGCCTCCCCGGCCGGCACGAACATCCCGCGACGTGACTGGGTCACCCGACGTGCGAAGACCCTGTCTCTGCTAACGCTCGACACGGGCGCATGGTGCGCCGGATTTCTGGTCGCCGCCTGGGCCAGGTACGAATTCGGCCTCACGCCCCGGCAGTGCGCCCTCGCGCTGGCCGCCGCCGGCGTGTGTGCGGTCGTCCACGCCGCCATCGAGCAGGTGCGCTCCACCGCCCGTGGCCGCCACCCGATCGGCAGCATCGGCGAGGCGCGTGACCTGGCCCTGACCACCCTGCTCGCCGCCGCCGTGATGCTGGCCGCCCTGGCGACGCTCACCGAACGGCCGGTGCCCGCCAGCGTCCCGGTGACCGGCGGGGCGGTGGCTCTGCTGGTGATGGCCGGCGGGCGGGCCGGCTACCGGTGGCGGCGCGACCGCGACGACCGCCCGGTCCGGGGCGCGGAGCGGGCCCTGATCTACGGCGTCGACGCCGCGAGCGAACGCCTCGTACGGGTGCTGGTCGGCGACCCGGGCGGCAGCTACCTGCCGGTCGGCCTGCTCGACGACGACCCCGAGCGGCAGGGGCTGCGCCTGGAGGGACTCCGGGTGCTGGGCGGCCGTGAACAGATCGAGCAGGCGGTACACCGCACCGGGGCCACCACGGTCATCTTCTCGATCGACGGCTCGGACGCGGAGCTGATGCGCGACGTACGGCGGCGCACCTTGCAGGCCGGCGCCGCCTTCAAGGTGCTCCCCCCGGTCCGGGAGCTGCTCGACCGGCCGGTGCGGGCCACCGACGTACGGGACCTGCAACTCACCGACCTGCTGGGCCGGGCGCAGCGGGTGGCCGAGCTGATGATCGAGCGCAACGGCCTGGCCGGCCGGCGGGTGCTGGTCACCGGGGCGGGCGGTTCGATCGGCTCGGAGCTGTGCCGGCAGATCGCCCGCTGCGAGCCGGGCGAGCTGATGATGCTGGACCGGGACGAGTCGGCCCTGCACGCCCTGCAGATGTCGCTGCACGGCCGGGCGCTGCTGGACGGGCCGGAGCTCATCCTCGCCGACATCCGCGACGCCGACGGCATCGCGCGGATCGTCGCCGACCGGCAGCCGGACATCGTCTTCCACGCCGCCGCCCTCAAGCACCTGACGCTGCTGCAACGGCACCCGGGGGAGGCGGTCAAGACCAACGTCCGCGGCACCCTGAACGTGCTGGAGGCGTGCCGGGACGTGAGCGAGTTCGTCAACATCTCCACCGACAAGGCGGCCAACCCGGTCAGCGTGCTCGGCTACTCGAAGCGGATCACCGAGCGGCTGACCGCCCACTACGCCGAGCAGGTCGGCGGGGCGTTCCTCAGCGTGCGCTTCGGCAACGTGCTCAGCAGCCGCGGCTCGGTGCTGACCGCGTTCCAGGCGCAGGTCGAGGCGGGGTTGCCGATCACGGTGACCCATCCCGAGGTGACCCGCTACTTCATGACCGTGCAGGAGGCGGTGCACCTGGTGCTCCAGGCGGCGACCATCGGGCGCGGCGGGGAGGCGCTGGTGCTCGACATGGGCGAGCCGGTGCGCATCGCCGACGTGGCGCGCCGGCTCGCCGCCGAGGCGGACCGGCCGACGGAGATCGTCTTCACCGGGCTGCGCCCCGGCGAGAAGCTGCACGAGGACCTGTTCGGCGTCGACGAGGTCGACAGCCGGCCGCTGCACCCGCTCATCTCGCACGTGCGGGTGCCCTCGCTGCGCCCAGAGGACGTCCGCGGGCTCGACCCGTACGCCGACGCGGACGAGCTGATCAAGTGGATGGCGGCGTACTGCGAGGACCTGCCCGTGCGGTCCGCGATGCTGCCCTCACCCCGCTGA
- a CDS encoding polysaccharide biosynthesis tyrosine autokinase, which translates to MDVRTCLRLIRRHWWIVLVTLMVAVGSAALITVRTPPRYVASVTFFVTMPSQGVTDAYQGGLFLQQRVKSYADLLRSDRLAQSVVAETQVGLTADDVQRRLSTSTETGTVLLRATVTDTDQTRAMKVTETLAAKFVELVQKVETPAEGRAAPIKIEVVSGPRVSSSPVTPQPTRNLIVGGLVGLLLGAALAVLRGLLDVRMRDAAGLQRVTGSPLLGEIPFEAGAKAAPLIVGDAATSARAEAVRKLRTNLRFVDVHEPARVIAVTSALQGEGKTTLSCNLAIALAEAGWRVLLVDADLRRPKVADYLGLDGGVGLTDVLVGDVQVGDVVQRWGDKSLLVLPSGSAPPNPSELLGSKAMADLLLALRESADIVIIDTAPLLAVTDGVVVAVQADGALLVTQQGRTSRTQVAAAARSLHSVSVRLLGCVLNMTKVAKADAYQYEAYRIATTGKTKVPADRAPAARHGESNGFDGVTDRTQELTRLRR; encoded by the coding sequence ATGGACGTACGCACCTGCCTGCGCCTGATCCGCCGACACTGGTGGATCGTCCTGGTCACGCTGATGGTGGCGGTCGGCTCGGCCGCCCTCATCACCGTTCGCACGCCGCCCCGGTACGTGGCCTCCGTGACCTTCTTCGTGACCATGCCGAGCCAGGGCGTCACCGACGCCTACCAGGGCGGGCTCTTCCTCCAGCAACGGGTGAAGTCCTACGCGGACCTGCTGCGCAGCGACCGCCTCGCGCAGAGCGTGGTGGCCGAGACGCAGGTCGGCCTCACCGCCGACGACGTGCAGCGCCGCCTCAGCACCTCTACCGAGACCGGCACCGTGCTGCTGCGCGCCACCGTCACCGACACGGATCAGACCCGGGCGATGAAGGTGACCGAGACGCTCGCGGCGAAGTTCGTGGAGCTGGTGCAGAAGGTCGAGACGCCGGCCGAGGGGCGGGCCGCTCCCATCAAGATCGAGGTGGTCAGTGGTCCCCGGGTGAGTTCGAGCCCGGTCACGCCGCAGCCCACCCGCAACCTGATCGTCGGCGGCCTGGTCGGTCTGCTGCTCGGCGCCGCGCTGGCCGTGCTGCGCGGGCTGCTCGACGTCCGGATGCGCGACGCCGCCGGGCTGCAACGGGTCACCGGCAGCCCGCTGCTGGGCGAGATCCCGTTCGAGGCCGGCGCGAAGGCGGCGCCGCTGATCGTCGGCGACGCGGCGACCTCCGCGCGGGCCGAGGCGGTCCGCAAGCTGCGGACCAACCTGCGGTTCGTGGATGTGCACGAGCCCGCCCGGGTCATCGCGGTCACCAGCGCGCTGCAGGGCGAGGGCAAGACGACCCTCTCCTGCAACCTGGCCATCGCGCTGGCCGAGGCGGGCTGGCGGGTGCTCCTGGTCGACGCCGACCTGCGCCGGCCGAAGGTCGCCGACTACCTGGGCCTCGACGGCGGTGTCGGCCTGACCGACGTGCTGGTCGGCGACGTCCAGGTCGGTGACGTGGTGCAGCGCTGGGGTGACAAGTCCCTGCTGGTGCTCCCGAGCGGGTCGGCGCCGCCGAACCCGAGCGAGCTGCTCGGCTCCAAGGCGATGGCGGACCTGCTGCTCGCGCTGCGCGAGTCGGCGGACATCGTGATCATCGACACCGCGCCGCTGCTGGCCGTCACCGACGGCGTGGTCGTGGCGGTGCAGGCCGACGGTGCGCTGCTGGTCACCCAGCAGGGGCGTACCTCGCGGACCCAGGTCGCCGCAGCGGCGCGGTCGCTGCACTCGGTCTCGGTGCGCCTGCTCGGTTGCGTGCTGAACATGACCAAGGTGGCCAAGGCCGACGCCTACCAGTACGAGGCGTACCGGATCGCCACCACCGGCAAGACGAAGGTTCCCGCGGACCGGGCGCCGGCGGCCCGCCACGGCGAGTCGAACGGGTTCGACGGGGTCACCGATCGCACGCAGGAACTCACCCGGCTGCGCCGATGA
- a CDS encoding glycosyltransferase family 4 protein yields MRVGILSYHFPPEPAFIPGSLAEELAARGHEVRVLTGFPDYPGGHVYPGWRQRWRHLTRSERLTVRRVPRYAGGDGSTGARMASHLSFAGSVAMVGRRYLADVDVLYVFQLPATTFATAALLRMLGRVPTVLHVQDLWPEEEVAADGAQRQRGPGRLATTMRRVLREADALAVTAPSMRDLVLADGVDPDRVRVVLNWTDERIFQPVRPSRAAQGIVRRDGRCVVMHAGTIGVRQGLETAVRAAAALDGRMDLVLVGSGAEERRVRGLAAELRAENVRFVERRSPLDMPELYAAADYQLVMLRDLPELRGTVPGKLQAALACAAPVIASAGGDTAELVERARAGLSCPPEDWATLADRFWLASTIPAAARSEMGRRGRETYLREMSLRAGVDRVEDLLNQVALARRGR; encoded by the coding sequence ATGAGGGTCGGCATCCTGTCGTACCACTTCCCGCCCGAGCCGGCCTTCATCCCGGGCAGCCTTGCCGAGGAACTGGCCGCCCGGGGGCACGAGGTGCGGGTGCTGACCGGCTTCCCGGACTATCCCGGCGGGCACGTCTATCCGGGCTGGCGGCAGCGCTGGCGGCACCTGACCCGCAGCGAGCGGCTGACCGTACGACGGGTGCCCCGCTACGCCGGCGGGGACGGCTCCACCGGCGCCCGGATGGCCAGTCACCTCTCCTTCGCGGGCAGCGTGGCGATGGTCGGGCGCCGCTACCTGGCCGACGTGGACGTGCTCTACGTCTTCCAGCTGCCCGCGACGACGTTCGCCACCGCCGCGCTGCTGCGGATGCTCGGCCGGGTGCCCACGGTGCTGCACGTGCAGGACCTCTGGCCGGAGGAGGAGGTGGCCGCCGACGGCGCGCAGCGGCAGCGCGGGCCGGGACGGCTCGCCACCACCATGCGCCGGGTGCTGCGCGAGGCGGACGCCCTGGCGGTCACCGCGCCGTCCATGCGGGACCTGGTGCTCGCCGACGGCGTCGACCCGGACCGGGTGCGGGTGGTGCTCAACTGGACCGACGAGCGGATCTTCCAGCCGGTCCGGCCCAGCCGCGCCGCGCAGGGAATCGTCCGACGCGACGGCCGGTGCGTGGTGATGCACGCCGGCACGATCGGGGTACGGCAGGGGCTGGAGACGGCGGTGCGCGCGGCGGCGGCGCTGGACGGCCGGATGGACCTGGTGCTGGTGGGCTCGGGCGCGGAGGAGCGGCGGGTGCGGGGGCTCGCCGCCGAACTGCGGGCGGAGAACGTCCGCTTCGTGGAGCGCCGTTCGCCGCTGGACATGCCCGAGCTGTACGCGGCCGCCGACTACCAGCTGGTCATGCTCCGCGACCTGCCCGAGCTGCGCGGCACGGTGCCCGGCAAGTTGCAGGCCGCGTTGGCCTGCGCCGCACCGGTGATCGCCTCGGCCGGCGGGGACACCGCGGAGCTGGTGGAGCGGGCCCGGGCCGGGTTGTCCTGCCCGCCCGAGGACTGGGCCACGCTGGCCGACCGGTTCTGGCTCGCCTCGACCATCCCGGCCGCCGCGCGCTCGGAGATGGGGCGGCGGGGGCGCGAGACGTACCTGCGGGAAATGTCGCTGCGGGCGGGTGTGGACCGGGTCGAGGACCTGCTCAACCAGGTGGCCCTGGCCCGCCGCGGCCGCTGA